The Lucilia cuprina isolate Lc7/37 chromosome 5, ASM2204524v1, whole genome shotgun sequence genome includes a window with the following:
- the LOC111685601 gene encoding uncharacterized protein LOC111685601: MAQDLDFDHYIDVDNTTVKPSPQRVRNILTLEEKVAVIHAYDQRPMYKKVARMFNCSWEQIKNIISNRTAIMEYYNETKNKEVFDADYEQQMDVKQRKIKFLGECVYECLQRLQYYTKLPITEELIRNKALEFLDVLRIPGFTPTKKWMNLFKASYNITLSNKQISIYTKPQYSLDIKDIVTYCTKAKVGNKCLLTKCRTDDVKNVEYESKRLRKLNFLQEALKEYMLRVKFHHKSMKLDTDSLRLVAKEFNEILKVQDFEPTVEWINEFRTQHDIERQDLSNIKRPPLSLDLKDILSYCSRMQNKAKDTVTLAPKETALQMRVLPKFPGKSINESGLKFQKNSIIYLDEEAALGEKDIKPDIEEIRVERPQLEQPPPLKIRKIESINNDPELQRKFQTNIEIRKVPPLSVREMPKEPPKSPSKTVIYIQKVPAANIPKENIVRLTPQPPAPAPVQIKEEIPDDNSYILPTNTVITPPQLRIQKVQQQFTPSSISPTLPPQQHQSLPHKADDFEGEDLPRHVTSFKDVLLLLKPLEEYAMLKENYRAIGLITQLEEVLKNPPEDHNVGDEEFIG; this comes from the exons ATGGCTCAG GATCTCGATTTCGATCACTATATAGATGTCGACAATACCACCGTTAAACCCAGTCCACAACGTGTTCGCAACATATTGACGCTAGAGGAAAAAGTCGCCGTTATTCATGCTTACGATCAACGTCCCATGTACAAGAAAGTTGCACGCATGTTCAATTGTAGTTgggaacaaattaaaaatatcatttcaaATCGTACCGCCATTATGGAATACTATAATGAAACCAAAAATAAAGAAGTCTTCGATGCAGACTATGAACAACAAATGGatgtaaaacaaagaaaaattaaatttctaggTGAATGTGTTTACGAGTGTCTGCAACGTTtgcaatattatacaaaattgcCCATAACCGAAGAATTGATAAGAAATAAAGCATTAGAATTTCTAGATGTTTTACGTATACCGGGTTTTACACCCACAAAAAAATGGATGAATTTATTTAAGGCCAGCTATAATATAACATTGTCGAATAAACAAATTTCGATCTATACTAAACCCCAATATTCGCTGGATATTAAAGATATAGTAACCTATTGTACGAAAGCTAAAGTGGGCAACAAATGTTTACTAACCAAGTGCAGAACGGATGATGTGAAAAATGTGGAATACGAATCGAAACGTTTGCGGAAGTTGAACTTTTTGCAAGAGGCCCTGAAAGAGTATATGCTTAGAGTGAAATTTCATCATAAGTCTATGAAATTGGATACGGACTCATTGCGTTTGGTAGCTaaagaatttaatgaaattttaaaagtgcAGGATTTTGAACCCACAGTTGAGTGGATAAATGAGTTTAGAACGCAACACGATATAGAACGGCAGGATCTGTCTAATATCAAAAGGCCACCTTTGAGTCTGGATCTCAAGGACATCTTAAGTTATTGCAGTCGTATGCAAAATAAAGCCAAAGATACCGTTACACTGGCCCCCAAAGAAACCGCCTTACAAATGCGTGTTTTGCCCAAATTTCCCGGAAAAAGTATTAACGAATCAGgtttaaaatttcagaaaaattctattatttatttagatgaAGAAGCAGCACTTGGGGAAAAGGATATAAAACCTGATATTGAGGAAATACGTGTGGAAAGACCTCAACTAGAACAACCACCACCTTTGAAAATTCGTAAAATTGAATCGATTAACAATGATCCGGAACTTCAACGTAAATTTCAAACGAATATAGAAATTCGAAAAGTACCACCACTCAGTGTCAGAGAAATGCCAAAAGAACCTCCTAAATCACCTTCCAAAACagttatttacatacaaaaagtTCCTGCTGCTAATATACccaaagaaaatattgtacGTTTAACTCCACAACCTCCCGCTCCCGCTCCAGTGCAAATAAAAGAAGAGATTCCGGACGATAATAGTTATATATTACCCACCAACACTGTAATAACTCCACCACAACTACGAATACAAAAAGTACAACAACAATTCACTCCCTCCTCTATTTCTCCCACCTTACCACCACAACAGCACCAGTCCTTACCCCATAAAGCAGATGATTTTGAAGGTGAGGACTTACCGCGTCACGTTACTAGTTTTAAAGATGTTCTCTTGCTGCTTAAACCTTTGGAAGAGTATGCAATGCTTAAGGAAAACTATCGTGCGATAGGTTTAATAACCCAACTGGAAGAGGTTTTAAAAAATCCACCCGAAGATCATAATGTTGGCGATGAGGAGTTTATAGGttga
- the LOC111685599 gene encoding uncharacterized protein LOC111685599: MEANYTPHIYNEYKTRNILSLADRVEVIREYDSHLTRPSLQSLAQKFECSSKQIKNILLNRETILQQYNNGEAGPQKESSGRDDGLQKRQEKIAFLGKVIYEYIQRVLYYNYNIDDEKVRQKALQIKECIAVENFQPTYAWLENFKMTYGIPAFDLQSLRNNIVITEAKRPHLSAIDMIQYVSRMEQEEQEQNRNKSFTKVDINGNGRLGNNNNKNHSSNNNNQLNGLEPKIIYEIEDEEQDEELQKLNFSDSPPKASIHNTSSSPAIKYTTKRRASSPFPDIESVDGALKHIKALEEYAMLHDNFRAIGLLTQLEQIFKKQMKKD, encoded by the coding sequence ATGGAAGCGAATTATACGCCGCACATTTATAATGAATATAAAACACGCAATATTTTAAGTCTGGCCGATCGTGTCGAAGTCATACGCGAATACGATAGTCACCTAACACGACCGAGTCTTCAAAGCTTGGCTCAAAAATTTGAATGTAgttcaaaacaaattaaaaatattcttttaaatcgTGAAACAATTCTACAGCAATACAATAACGGTGAAGCGGGACCACAAAAAGAATCGAGCGGTCGTGATGATGGTTTACAAAAGAGACAAGAAAAGATCGCCTTTCTGGGCAAAgtcatatatgaatatatacaaAGAGTATTATACTATAACTATAATATTGATGATGAGAAAGTGAGACAGAAAGCTTTACAGATTAAAGAATGTATAGCAGTGGAAAATTTCCAGCCCACCTATGCCTGGttggaaaactttaaaatgacTTATGGTATACCCGCGTTTGATTTACAATCATTGCGCAATAATATTGTGATAACAGAAGCTAAACGTCCACATTTAAGTGCAATTGATATGATACAATATGTCAGTCGCATGGAACAGGAGGAACAAGAGCAGAATCGTAATAAATCCTTTACTAAAGTCGATATAAATGGCAATGGTCGTttaggcaacaacaacaacaaaaatcacagcagcaacaacaacaatcaactTAATGGTCTAGAACCCAAGATTATCTATGAAATCGAAGATGAAGAACAAGATGAAGagttacaaaaattaaacttttccgATTCACCACCCAAAGCTTCAATACATAACACTTCCAGCTCACCTGCTATCAAATATACCACCAAACGTCGAGCATCTTCTCCATTTCCTGATATAGAATCTGTGGATGGTGCTCTTAAGCATATTAAAGCTTTAGAGGAATATGCCATGCTGCATGATAACTTTAGAGCTATAGGTTTGCTAACCCAATTGGAGCAGATTTTCaagaaacaaatgaaaaaggattaa